In Streptomyces sannanensis, the DNA window GAATACCCGCCTTGCCTATGCGTGTCTGGTGTTGGGGATGGCCGTGGCCGCCATGCTCACTGCGGTTTTGAGCCTCCGGTTGCCCAGGGTTCCCCCGTCCACAGCGCACGGAGGCAGCAAGCGCAGCGGAGGGATCAGCTATGACGTGCCCTACATTGCTCTCTCGGCCGTGAGCAGCATGACGCTCATTGGGAACACGATCCTGACTGTGGGGCTGCCGCTCTGGGTCGTGACGCAGACCTCCCTGCCAATTCAACTTGCCGCGTGGATGATTCTGGGCAATACAGCGATTGTCATCCTGCTCCAGGTCAAGGTCTCCAAGGGAAGTGACACAGTGCCAGGCGCACGGCGGATGCAGCGTCGGGCATTCATCGTCTTGGCAGCAGCCTGTGCGTGCGCTCCATTGGTACACGACCTCGGTCCCGTTCCTGGCGCGGTGGTCCTGCTCATTGTCGTCGCACTGCTAACTATGGGAGAGTTGTGGGGGGAAAGCGCGAACTGGTCATTTCGCTTCAACTTCCTGGACCCCCGGGCCCAGGGTGCCTACAGCGGGATGTACATACTCGGAAATTCGATTCCCACCGTGACCGCGCCAGCCCTTGTAACCTTCGTCACGGCCCGCTTCGTGCCCGGCGGTTGGTTCATTCTCGCCGGAGTTTTCATGGTCGGCCTCCTACTCAACGGCCCCGTGATTGCCTGGGCCGAGCGCACACGAGCCGCTTCAGGAACCACTGCGGCCGAGTTGGAGAACCAAGGCGTCGAAGCGCTACAGGAGGCGTGAGCAACGTGTACGAACAAGCGGTATTCCCGCTCCCCGACCTCGCCGCGAAGGTCCTGGGCATGCCTGAGACCGAGGTGCTGGCCGCAGCGAGCCGTACTTCCTTCGTCGGGTTGGGCGGCACATCGCTGCGTGCGGTTGATTTCGTGGCCCGAGCCGAGGCTTTGGGAGTGGCCCTCGATCTCGTCGCACTCCTCGGCGATGAGCCGCTGAGCGGCGTGCTGGAACGGGCCACCCCCATGCAGCCAGCCACCACCTCACCCACAGCGACAACGAAGCGATACCGGCCGCTGAACGCCGACGAGCTGCCGATGCTGATGGATGACCCGTCCGGAAGCTCCACCCGGTTCCACCTTCTGTTCAGCGCCGACCTCCGCGGAACGGTAGACCGGGGACGGCTGCTTGAGGCGGTGCAGACGCTCACCGATCGCCATGAAGCGCTTCGAACGGCGTTCTCACGCGAAGCGGGGAAGTACGAAGCGCGCATCTCATCCACCTGGCGAGCCAGGGTGTTGTTCCAAGAGCTGTCCATCCCGGAGGGTGCGGATGGGGTCGCTGCCCTGCACACTATGCTTGGCTCGAGCTCTGCCAGCCTGCTGCGGCCTTTCGAGCAGCCTCCCGTGGTGTTCGTCCTGACGAGCGTTCAGGAAAACCGTCACGTGCTCAGTATCTTGATTCACCATGCTGTCGCTGACGGTTGGAGCATCGGAAGGCTCTGGCTGGAGCTGTTCGACCTGTATGCGGGAACGCCTGAAGTCGAGACGGCACTGTTTCCGGCGGCGCGCGCCACATTTGTGCCCGAGAACGAAGGGCTCCTGACACGACGGCTCCGCGAGCTGGCCGGCACACCGACCGTCATTGAGATCCCGAGCGATCTGCGCAGAACGAGCGAGCTCGATCACCGCGGCGCGCGCGTCGTCGTCGAACTCACCGCCGACACGGCGGCGGCCTGCACATCTACGGCCGAGGCGTACGGCGTCACCCGCAACACACTTCTGCTGGCGGCGTGGTCGCTCGCCGTCATGACAGCTACGAGTTCCCGCGACCTGCTCCTCGGCCTGTCGTGGGTGGGACGCTCGCGCGAATCCGATCGCCGCTACCTGGGGCTGGCCACGAAGCTACTCCCGGTTCGGATGACAGGCGCCGAGGATGCTGACGCCCCGGCCTTCGTTCGCTCGGTTAGCGAGAGCGTTCGAGCCGCGATCGGGGCTCGAGAGGTGCCCTACGCTGCTTTGATGAAGGGACTTGGTGTAGAGCCGGCTCCTGATCGCAACCCACTAATCCAGGTCGCCTTCGCGGCACATGACGAAATGGTTCCCGAGACGCTGCTCCTGCCGGACATCAAGGTTGACTTCCACGAAGGCCACTGTGGAGGCTCCGTCTTCGACGCGATGCTGTATGTGCAGCGGTGGGGCGAGCAGCCCCGTCTGTGTCTCGAGTACGCGACCTCGGTCATGGCGCCACATGACGCGTCCCGACTGATTGCGATGTTCCGCGCAGCGCTGCGCGCTCTCACCACTGCACCGGATGGTGCCACAACGGTTTACGACCTCTTGGACCTGGAGGTCGAGCACCAGGGCCCGGGTATCGCTTGGCCTCAGGACCAAGGGCTGTGGCAGATGGTCGAACAGGCCGCGAGAGAACATGCGTCGCTGCCTGCTGTCATCGAACCCGGTCGGCCGCCGTTGGCCTACGTGGACTTGGTCGAAGTGGTCGCTGCTCAGTCCCAGGCGCTGTCGGAGGCCGGCGTCGGTACGGGAGATGTCGTCTTCATCGGACTCGACCGTTCGATCGAGGAGATCACATCAGTACTGGCGGTCCTGCGCATCGGCGCGGCCTATGTCGGCATCGAACCGGACCTGCCTGACCAGGTGTTGCGAAACATGATCGACATTGCACAGCCGGCGGCGGCGATAACCACGGTGCGACAGGCGGAAACTCTTGCGCGCCTCGGGAGGCCACTGTCCATCCTTCAGCCACTCAACCCGTTCGAGCCCGCCGACCGGGAACCGGCAGAGACAGCGCAACCGATCGATGCGGACCCGGAGCGCATCGCATACGTCGCGTTCACCTCGGGGACCACTGGAGCGCCCAAGGCCGTTAGAATCCCCCACCGTGCCGTCATCCGGTTGGTGCGCGACGAGGCGGTGGTACGGCCCCGAGCCGCTACGCGCTTTCTGCGGCTCGCGGCCCTCTCCTTCGATGCCTCCACCCTTGAGCTGTTTGTGCCGCTCACACGCGGCGGCACGGTCGTCGTCTGTGCAGACCGCTACCCCACCCCGAGTTCCCTGGCGGGAATCCTGCACACCCAGGCCGTGACCGGACTCTGGCTCACAGCTGGCCTCTTCCGCCTCATGGCCGAGTATGCCCCGTCCGCATTCAACGCCGTCGACCAACTGTTGACCGGTGGGGATGTAGTGCCCGCGCCACAGGCGCGGCGTGTCCTAGAGCTTAACCCCGGACTGCGGTTGACCAATGGCTATGGGCCGACCGAAAACACCACGTTCACGACGGTTCATCATCTCGACGACCCCGCCGAGATCGGTGACACCGTGCCGATTGGCACCCCGATCGGTGGAACCGACGTCGTCCTACTCGATGCCCTGGGCAGGCCTGCCCCTGACGGCGCTGTCGGTGAGATTCACACCTCGGGTTACGGGCTCGCCGTGGACTACCTAGACGACCCCGTTGAGACAGCGCGCCGGTTCATCCACCGTGCGAACGGCCGCAGATACTACCGAACTGGCGACCTCGCGCGCTGGGACGGAGCGGGACGCCTGCACTTCCACGGCCGTTCTGACGATCAGATCAAGATCCGGGGTTTTCGGGTGGAGCCCGATGGTGTGGCTCGAATCCTGCGCCAGTTGCCCGGAGTTCAGGACGCGGTCGTGGTCAAGTCGGCCGAGGACGCCGGCGAGCCGCGCCTCCTCGCCGGCGTCGTGCCGAGTCGAGCCGATCTGGATGTTGAGACGCTGCGAGCCCAGGCCGCGCGGGATCTCGCGGACTTCTCCGTGCCCTCGCTCTGGGCACTCACCCCGAGTCTGCCGCTCACCGCGAACGGGAAAGTCGATGTCGGGGCTCTCACGAAACTTGCCCTCACAGAAGCCACTGTTGAGTACACGCACGCCCTTGACACCTCACCGGTCGCTGACCTCGAGGAGATAGAGGACACGGTCGCGGACATCTGGGAAGTGGTCCTTGCGACCAGCGATTTCGGATATGACGACCGATTCTTCGATGTGGGCGGGAGCTCGCTGCTGGCGCCCATGGTGTGCGACAGGCTCCGTGCCGCGTACCCCGACTGCCGGATCAAGGTCATCGACCTGCTCCGGCAGCCAACCATTACGGAACTTGCCAAGGTGCTCTACGAACGGATGACAGCCTGATGATGGCCGATGCTCATGGCGTCAGCGCGGCCGCTGATGCGTCAGCGGTGGCGGTGATCGGAATGGCGGGCCGCTTCCCAGGGGCGCGTAATATCAGCGAGCTGTGGCGCAACCTGCTGGCGGGCAGGGAGTCGTTGACCCGGTTGAGTGCGGCGGAACTCGAGTCGGCGGGAGTCCCAGCCGCGCTGCGCAACGATCCGGACTACGTCCCGGTCCGGGGCCTGCTCGACGCCCCCTACGACTTCGATGCCGACCTCTTCGGCTATTCACCGAAAGAGGCTCAGCTGACTGACCCTCAACAGCGTTTGCTGCTCGAGTGCGCCTGGGAAGCGCTGGATGACGCTGGCTACGGCGGCGCCCGCGGCAGCACAGGGGTGTTCGTCGGTACGAGCTTCAACAGCTATCTGCTCCAGCACATCGCCAACGAGCCGTCGGCACGAGACGACATCGACTTCCTCCAGCTCATGCTCGGCAACGACAAGGACCATGCGGCCACACGCATCTCCTACAAATTGGACCTGCACGGCCCGGCCGTGACGGTGCAGACCGCGTGCTCGACTTCGCTCGTCGCGGTGCATCAGGCGTGCCGGGAACTTCTCAGCGGGGACTGCGACATGGCGATCGCTGGCGGCGCCTCGCTGCAGTTTCCGCAGAGCACCGGATACCTCTACAGCCCGAACGGGATCTTCTCGCCCGACGGGCACTGCCGCCCCTTCGACCGCGACGCACACGGCACCGTAGTAGGGGCGGGCGCGGCACTCGTCGTGCTCAAGCGGGCGGATCGGGCTCTGGCCGACGGCGACATGATTCATGCTCTGATTCGCGGCTCTGCCGTGAACAACGATGGTGCGCGCAAGGCGGGCTACACCGCGCCCAGTGCCCAAGGACAGCGCGAGGTGATCCTCGCCGCGCTGCGTGCCGCACGCGTCGACCCGTCCTCCATCGGTTATGTCGAGGCACACGGCACCGGCACCGAACTTGGCGACGGGATCGAGATCGGTGCGCTCACCGAGGCATATCAGCAGTACACTGCAGCGACCGGCTTCTGCGGTATCGGAAGTGTGAAGGCAAACCTTGGCCACCTGGACGCCGCCGCCGGGGTCACCGGGCTGATCAAGGCCGTACTCGCTGTCCGTGAAGGCATGGTGCCGCCCAGCATCAACTGCACGACTCCGAACCCGGAGATCCCTTGGGCCGAGACACCGTTTTTTGTCGAGACCCGCACGCGCACCTGGGAGGCCGCGCCGCGGCGGGCAGCGGTCAGCGCTTTCGGCATGGGAGGAACGAACGCCCACGTCATCGTAGAGCAGCCACCGTCTCGGCCGGCACCCGGCGACGCCCCTGAGGGAGGTGGGAGGGCAGAACTCGTCGTCGTCTCAGCTGCGAGCCGGGTAGCCGCACGCGAGCTTGGCGACGCGATCTCACATTGTCTCGCTGAGGAACGCGGTCCTCGGCTTTCCGACGCCGCGTTCACTCTGCAGACGGGCCGCAAACACCTGCGTTGGCGCGTTGCAGTCACTGCTTCGGATCCCGCCGAATGCGGCCGTCGGCTGAGTGAAGCACAGCCTCGAGAAGTCACAAGGCCGCCGACTGTGGCCTTTCTGTTTCCCGGACAAGGCAGCCAGTACGCCGGTATGGCCAAGGAACTGTACGCGCATCGCGGCGCCTTCAGTTCCGCCCTCGACGAATGTGTACAGCTGCTGCACAAAGAGACCGGCCTCGACCTGCTTCCTCTCCTCCTTGAAGAGGGAGCCGCGTCCCATGCTGCCCTGCACCGGACGTCAACAGCTCAGCCGGCGCTCTTCGCCGTCGAGTACGCCCTTGCCAAACAGCTCGAGCACTGGGGAATCCGACCGAAGGTGATGCTAGGACACAGCATCGGCGAATACACCGCGGCGTGCCTTTCCCGTGCGATCAACCTGCCAGACGCGCTGCGGCTAGTCGCGGCGCGCGGGCGAATCATGGAAGCCATGCCGAGCGGCGCGATGCTTTCCGTTCTCGCAGCTCAGGACACTGTGGCTGCACTGCTGCCAGTCAGCTTGTCCGTCGCAGCCGTCAACGCGCCGGAGGCGACCGTTGTGGCCGGGCCGGAGGGTGCCATAGAGCTGTTCGCAGCCTTGCTCGCCGAACGATCGATCCCAGCCAAGAGACTACGCGTGTCCCACGCCTTCCACAGCGCGGCGATGGATGCGGCGCTTCCCGAGTTCCACCGACTCGCCTCAGCAGTCTCCTACGGGAAGGCACGCACGAAGGTGGTATCCAACCTCTCTGGAAAAACTGTCCAGGGCTTCTCAGCGGACTACCTGACCGAGCATCTGCGTCACCCCGTCCAGTTCAGTCGTGGCGTCACAACCGTCATGCAGATGCCGAATCCCGTCTTCGTCGAGGTGGGACCCGGACGGAGCCTGAGCAGCTTCGTACTGGCACACAATCGCGACGGTGCGGTCAGGGTGTGCTCTCCCATGTCCGCCAACGGCTCGGCCGATGCTTACGAGACTCTGCTCACCACAGTCGGCGAACTCTGGTGCAGTGGAGTGAAGGTTGACTGGCACTCCATCGGAACCGGCCGACGGACCATGTTGCCGCCGTACCCCTTCCAGCGCGGGTCGTATCAGCTCGACGACAAGAGGCCATGCCTGGGCGAAGCAGGCCCCGCGGCGGCAGCCCCAGCCTCAATGGAGTCCGACCTCGCTTCGCTCCTACGAGAGTTGTGGCGACGTCTTCTGGGAGCCGCGGAAGTACGCCCGAACGACGACTTCTTCGCTCTTGGCGGAAACTCTCTCCTGGCGGTTCGGCTGGTCGCTCTACTGCGAAGGGAACTAGGGGTCACCATCAGCCTCGACGATGTACTTGCTTCCCCCGGCTTCCAAGGCCAACTAGAGCTGGTACGACGCCGGCGGTCCTCGGTATGAACCAAGAAGGTCGGTCCCCAAGAAGGAGGAAGACACGCAGATGAACGGTATTCTCCCAGCTAACTTGGTTAGCACGATATCTGAAGGGTCGGCGCCGTCTCTCGTGGTCGTGGACTTCAACGAGTTCTCGGCACGAACCACTCTTGCTCAAGTCGTGGCCGAACTCGTCCCTGGTCACGGTGTCTATCGTATCGACGCGGCTGCAGCCCACGCAGTCCTCCCCAGTAGCGATGTGCCGGAGCTGGCGACAGCGTGCGCCGCGGAGCTAGCCGCCCTCGGGGTCAAGCCCGAAGTGGTGCTCGGCTACTGCAGCGCGGCGTCACTGAGTCTGCACCTGGCACGGGCGCTGAGTCGTGAAATCGGCCATCAGCCCCGAGTTCATCTTGTCGAGCCCACATGGCTGACTTCCGATCACATCAGAGAGGACGTGCAAAATATTGCCGAGCAGCTCACCGGGAACGCTGAACCGTATGCAGAGGGGGTCACCCTGGCTGAAATTGATTCCTTCCTCCAAGTGACGCTGCGGACGGGGCTACTCTCCCAGGGGCTCTCAACGGAAGAGATCGAGATCTGTTTGCCGATGCTCGCAGGCCGCTACCGCACCTGGTTCGGCTTCCTCTTGCAGACCCTCGATGCACCGCTGCCGTCCGAGGTCCTGCCGGAATCGGTGGTGATTAGCCAAGACGGCCGCCGAATGCCGCATCCGAGTTGGCGAGAGAAAGTCAGGGTTAGTACCCTGGCCCGGCCGTCAGGTGATCTGCTCGGCAGCCCTGAAGCCACTGACGCCATACGTGCGATTCTTTCCGGATCTTTTCCGCAGAGCGTACTACCGGAAAATGGCCCACCTGCCTTCGCTGAAGGATCGTGCATAGACGAACTGCTCAGAACCTGGTTCGATTCTGACGCTCCGGCTGTCAGTGACATGTGCGAAACGATCTCGTATCGGGAGTTGGCCCGCCGGGCCGATGCCCTCGCTCTGCGTCTGAGCAGTATCGGCGTGCGGAGCGGGACCGTCGTTGGGATCCAAATGGAGCGATCAGTCGGGCTTGTGGTCGCCATAATTGCTGTGCTGCTTGCCCGTGGTTCTTATCTGCCGCTGGATTCCGCATGGCCCGCAGCACGCATCCGATTTATCGTCGAGCAGTCCAAGCCTTCCGTGGTTCTGTGCGCAGATCAGGACGCCACACTGGCTGCCTGTACTGTGGAAACAGGCGCTACCCTCCTCGCGCTAAGTGAACTGACGGACACGCCGGATCCGGAGCAAACAATTTGCCCCGGCAGTCTGCAACCGGGTAATGATGCAGAAATTGCATACATAATCTATACCTCGGGGTCTACGGGCAGTCCCAAGGGGGTTGAAGTCCCGCATCGCGGGCTAGTCAATCGGATCAGGTGGATGCAAGAGCAGTATCCGATCGGGCCGGGAGACAGCCTCCTGCAAAAGACCCCCATCACTTTTGACGTTTCGCTGTGGGAAGTCATCTGGCCACTGAGCACTGGAGCCCGGCTAGTGATGGCGGTACCTGGCGGGCACCGGGACCCCGAGTACATCGCCGATGTGATCCGGGATGAGGGGATCTCCGTGGTTCATTTCGTTCCGTCGATGCTCGGTTCCTTCTTGATGTCCACGCCGCCGCACTCACTACCGACGCTTCGGCATGTATTTTGCAGCGGTGAGGCCCTGAGTGCCGATCTCGCCAATCGATTCACCTCGGATCACGATGCGGCCCTGCACAATCTCTATGGTCCCGCTGAGGCTTCAATTGAGGTCACCCACTGGACATGCAGGCGGCCTGAACCGGGGCCGGGTGTTCCTATCGGTGTGCCAATTCGTGGTGTGCATGTGACGGTACGCGATGAGGCTGGCAAGCGCACGGCCATCGGAGAGCCGGGCGAACTGTACCTCGGCGGGGTATGCCTGGCGCAGGGGTATCTAGGGCGGCCTGACCTCACTGAGCGCGCCTTCGTCTACGACTCCGAAGCCCCCGGCCTTCGTCTCTATCGAACCGGTGATCTGGTCCGATGGTCGGTCGACGGTCACCTCGAGTACTTGGGAAGGAATGACGATCAGATTAAGCTGCATGGCCAACGCATCGAGCCGATAGAGATTGAAGCAGCGGCGACGAGTCAAGTCGATGTAGATGCGGCGCTTGCCATGATACGCACAGACCAGCCCGGTCCGGCGCGCTTGATTCTCTATGTCACGCCGCAGCTTCAACCCGCAGCCATTCAGAGCCTGCGGAATAAACTCGCCGACCGTCTGCCACCGGGGTTCCTGCCGACCGCCATCGTCAGCCTGGCAAGTTTTCCGACGACCTCCAACGGAAAGCTTGATCGTCATGCTCTTCCAGTGCCTGACATGGCGGGCATGGGGCGCGGCAGTAGTCGAAGGCGGCGCAGTGGAAAACAACCTCAAGGTCAGGAATAAGAACTGGCCGGCGAGCGCGCCTAGGTGCGGATAATTTGCAGCGGGAGTGAAAACAATGGCACCTAAACTTGCGGTGGTCCTCGACTTCGGATCAGTGACGCCGATGGACATCATTTTGGAAGCAGACAGTAGCATCGATTTGGTATGGGTCTGTGACACGTCGCTTCCTTACATAATTGACTCCATGCCTTTGCTCCGAGAGGTGGGGACTGTCGTTGAGCGGAACGAGAGTGTCAGTGTCGAGCAGACGGCTGAGACCCTGCGTACCCTCGGGGTCGACGGAATAATCACATTCAGTGACTCGCAGATCGGAACCGCCGCGTCGATAGCGGCGTTGCTTCGACTGCGTTACCACGCTGGCCAGGCACCCGCAGTGCTAACGGACAAGTACCTTCAGCGAGCCGGCATGTCCGCTGGTGGAGTGGACAGCCTGCAGTTCGCCAAGATCTCAACCATCGAGGACGTGGCAAGCGCCTCGAGCCTGGTGGGCCTTCCTGCGGTCCTCAAGCCGACACACGGATCCGCCAGTCGCAACGCCTACCTCGTCGAGGATGAAGCTGCCCTCCTTCGAGCCGCTGAGCGGAGCTGGATGGAGGGAGAACAGGTCCTTATTCTGGAGGAGTGGCTTCGCGGCGACCCGGCCATCGCGGGAAAGGCATGGGGCGACTATGTCTCGGTGGAGTCACTTGTTGTCGACGGCACTATCAAGCATCTCGGCGTCACTGGCAAGCCGCCGCTAGCCGAGCCTTTCCGAGAGACCGGCGCCTTCTTCCCCAGTACTCTCTCGACAGAAGCACAGGTTGGTGTACTTGAACTCGTCACAAAGGCCCTGCGCTCTTTGTCAGTGGAGCATGGTGTTTGTCATACAGAGGTCAAGCTCACTCCGACCGGACCACGGATTATCGAGGTCAATGGCCGTCTCGGCGGATACGTCAACGACATTTACTTTCGGTCGGCCGGGGTGCGCCTGCTGAGGATTGCCATGCTCGCGGCTCTCGGTCAGGTCGATGAGGTGGAGGCAGAGTTGAAGCCATGGCCTTCATGTCAGGTGGCTTACCAATTCTGCGTAGCTCCGCCCACGTGGGCTCATCGTGTGGGGTGGATCGGCGGTGTGTCGCAGACAAACGGCTTTCCTGGTGTTCAGCGAGTGGAGGTCAGAAGGCCGGCTGGTGCGACAGTGGATTGGCGCGACGGAACCGGAAGCGCAGTGGCAGTAGTCCACGGCTTGACGCAAGATCACGATTTGCTGCACTTGACCAAGTCATTTATTGACGATTCGCTAGTCGCGGAGTACGTGGGGCTGAACTTCCCCTCGTAGTGTAAAGGCATTGACCGCGGGGAGAGTTGGGTCGATCCACGAGTCGACTTCTTCATTCCGGGTCGCTGGGGGATCGCTACGGGACCACGTGAGGACCCGCCGTCGGCTCGCTGTCTTGGCGGGCGAGCCCATGACCGCCAAACGTCGCGACCGCGACAAGCAACAGCAGCGGCAGCTGCTCGTCGATGCCGGGTCGACTCGGTGCGTTACCGACTCGCATCTGATCCAGATGAGTTGGCGGCCGCCCTCGCCGGGGTCGGGATACCGGCAGCGGTATAGCCCCGGCGGGGGGAGGGCAGCCGTAACGCCTACCCGATCGGCGATCGACGGCCGCAGGACGACAGCAGGCAGCCACGGGCCTTCATCGTGGAGGAATTCCTGGTCGGTGCGCCGATACCGCCCGGCATCGGCGACTACGTCTCGGTAGAGAACGTCGTGACCGGCGGGGGTATCGTCCGTCCTTCGGTGACCGGCAAGTTTGCGCTCGCGGTGCCGTTCAGCGAGACCAGGCAGTTCTGCCTCCGATGACGGACGAGCGGCTCAGCGACCGGATCACCGAGTTGACTGGTGCGGCCCTGCGAGCACTCCCAGCGCGGACGGGACTCTGCTGCACCGAGATCAAGCTGACCCCGACGGGCCTCACCTCTTTCTGCCGACAATGCGACATGTCGCCGCTGTGAACTGTCAGATCAGGGGGTTGATGATCTGCGAGTCCTAGAACGCTTGTCCCCACTTCGCTCCATGCCCGAGGATGGTCCGTAAACTACGTGCGAGGAGCATCTGATGGGTACCAGGCCGTTGCTGAACCGCCGTCTGACCGGTATGGGTACGACGATCTTCGTGGAGATGTCCGCCCTGGCGGTCGCCACCGGGTCGGTAAACCTCGGCCAGGGCTTCCCCGACACCGACGGACCTGCTTCCATTGCCCAGGCCGCCGCCGACGCCGTACTCGCCGGCAAGGGCAACCAGTACCCGCCCGGCCCCGGCGTACCCGAGCTGCGAAGCGCCATCGCCGAGCACCAGCAGCGCTTCTACGGCCTGACCTACGACCCCGACACCGAGGTGCTGGTCACCGCCGGCGCCACCGAGGCCCTGGCGGCCGCGCTGCTCGCCCTGCTCGAACCGGGCGACGAGGTGATCGCCTTCGAGCCGTTCTACGACTCCTACGCCGCCTGCATCGCGATGGCGGGCGCCACCCGCGTGCCCCTCACCCTCCGGGCCCCCGGCTTCCGCCCCGACCTGGACGAGCTGCGCGCCCTGATCACCCCGCGCACCCGCCTACTCTTGCTCAACACGCCGCACAACCCCACCGGCACCGTCCTCACCCCCGAGGAGCTGGCCGCCATCGCCGAACTCGCCGTTGAGCACGACCTGTTGGTCATCACCGACGAGGTCTACGAGCACCTGGTCTTCTCCGGCACCCACCACCCCCTCGCCGCCCTCCCCGGCATGCGCGAGCGCACCGTCTCCATCTCCTCCGCCGGCAAGACCTTCTCCTTCACCGGCTGGAAGGTCGGCTGGGTGACCTCCTCCCCCGAGCTGGTCGCCGCCGTGCGCACGGCCAAGCAGTACCTGACCTTCGTCAGCGCCGGCCCCTTCCAGTACGCCGTCGCCGAGGCGCTGCGCCTGCCCGACTCTTACTTCGAGGACTTCCGCGCCGACCTCACCCGCAAGCGCGACCTGCTGAGCGCAGGCCTCACCGCCGCCGGTTTCCGGGTCTTCGAGCCCCAGGGCACGTACTTCATCACCACCGACATCACCCCTCTCGGCGAGAAGGACGGCCTGGAATTCTGCCGCTCGCTGCCCGAGCGCTGCGGCGTGGTCGCCATCCCCAACGTCGTCTTCTACGACAACACCGAGGCTGGCCGCAGCCACGTCCGCTTCACCTTCTGCAAGCGAGACGCCGTCCTAGAGGAGGCCATCGAAAGGCTCGCCAGGCGCCAGGGCCGTTGAGTTTGACTCTGTGGGGATCTTGAGGTTCCGCATGGTGGCGCGGTGAGTCGTCATGCTCGGGCTGTTCCGAAGGCCGATGCATTTGT includes these proteins:
- a CDS encoding MFS transporter, translating into MISAIGYGLYTSGSALFFVKAADLSQSQVGLGFSLAGIVGAFISVRIGRLADRWGPRETALCFAVLLSLLMVAAVFVRDLWEFLPVIVCIGVAETAGNVAWGALIGHLVPKEDRVRLMARNRVLVNIGFSVGVLFAGVAIGLNTRLAYACLVLGMAVAAMLTAVLSLRLPRVPPSTAHGGSKRSGGISYDVPYIALSAVSSMTLIGNTILTVGLPLWVVTQTSLPIQLAAWMILGNTAIVILLQVKVSKGSDTVPGARRMQRRAFIVLAAACACAPLVHDLGPVPGAVVLLIVVALLTMGELWGESANWSFRFNFLDPRAQGAYSGMYILGNSIPTVTAPALVTFVTARFVPGGWFILAGVFMVGLLLNGPVIAWAERTRAASGTTAAELENQGVEALQEA
- a CDS encoding amino acid adenylation domain-containing protein, whose translation is MSNVYEQAVFPLPDLAAKVLGMPETEVLAAASRTSFVGLGGTSLRAVDFVARAEALGVALDLVALLGDEPLSGVLERATPMQPATTSPTATTKRYRPLNADELPMLMDDPSGSSTRFHLLFSADLRGTVDRGRLLEAVQTLTDRHEALRTAFSREAGKYEARISSTWRARVLFQELSIPEGADGVAALHTMLGSSSASLLRPFEQPPVVFVLTSVQENRHVLSILIHHAVADGWSIGRLWLELFDLYAGTPEVETALFPAARATFVPENEGLLTRRLRELAGTPTVIEIPSDLRRTSELDHRGARVVVELTADTAAACTSTAEAYGVTRNTLLLAAWSLAVMTATSSRDLLLGLSWVGRSRESDRRYLGLATKLLPVRMTGAEDADAPAFVRSVSESVRAAIGAREVPYAALMKGLGVEPAPDRNPLIQVAFAAHDEMVPETLLLPDIKVDFHEGHCGGSVFDAMLYVQRWGEQPRLCLEYATSVMAPHDASRLIAMFRAALRALTTAPDGATTVYDLLDLEVEHQGPGIAWPQDQGLWQMVEQAAREHASLPAVIEPGRPPLAYVDLVEVVAAQSQALSEAGVGTGDVVFIGLDRSIEEITSVLAVLRIGAAYVGIEPDLPDQVLRNMIDIAQPAAAITTVRQAETLARLGRPLSILQPLNPFEPADREPAETAQPIDADPERIAYVAFTSGTTGAPKAVRIPHRAVIRLVRDEAVVRPRAATRFLRLAALSFDASTLELFVPLTRGGTVVVCADRYPTPSSLAGILHTQAVTGLWLTAGLFRLMAEYAPSAFNAVDQLLTGGDVVPAPQARRVLELNPGLRLTNGYGPTENTTFTTVHHLDDPAEIGDTVPIGTPIGGTDVVLLDALGRPAPDGAVGEIHTSGYGLAVDYLDDPVETARRFIHRANGRRYYRTGDLARWDGAGRLHFHGRSDDQIKIRGFRVEPDGVARILRQLPGVQDAVVVKSAEDAGEPRLLAGVVPSRADLDVETLRAQAARDLADFSVPSLWALTPSLPLTANGKVDVGALTKLALTEATVEYTHALDTSPVADLEEIEDTVADIWEVVLATSDFGYDDRFFDVGGSSLLAPMVCDRLRAAYPDCRIKVIDLLRQPTITELAKVLYERMTA
- a CDS encoding type I polyketide synthase, which encodes MMADAHGVSAAADASAVAVIGMAGRFPGARNISELWRNLLAGRESLTRLSAAELESAGVPAALRNDPDYVPVRGLLDAPYDFDADLFGYSPKEAQLTDPQQRLLLECAWEALDDAGYGGARGSTGVFVGTSFNSYLLQHIANEPSARDDIDFLQLMLGNDKDHAATRISYKLDLHGPAVTVQTACSTSLVAVHQACRELLSGDCDMAIAGGASLQFPQSTGYLYSPNGIFSPDGHCRPFDRDAHGTVVGAGAALVVLKRADRALADGDMIHALIRGSAVNNDGARKAGYTAPSAQGQREVILAALRAARVDPSSIGYVEAHGTGTELGDGIEIGALTEAYQQYTAATGFCGIGSVKANLGHLDAAAGVTGLIKAVLAVREGMVPPSINCTTPNPEIPWAETPFFVETRTRTWEAAPRRAAVSAFGMGGTNAHVIVEQPPSRPAPGDAPEGGGRAELVVVSAASRVAARELGDAISHCLAEERGPRLSDAAFTLQTGRKHLRWRVAVTASDPAECGRRLSEAQPREVTRPPTVAFLFPGQGSQYAGMAKELYAHRGAFSSALDECVQLLHKETGLDLLPLLLEEGAASHAALHRTSTAQPALFAVEYALAKQLEHWGIRPKVMLGHSIGEYTAACLSRAINLPDALRLVAARGRIMEAMPSGAMLSVLAAQDTVAALLPVSLSVAAVNAPEATVVAGPEGAIELFAALLAERSIPAKRLRVSHAFHSAAMDAALPEFHRLASAVSYGKARTKVVSNLSGKTVQGFSADYLTEHLRHPVQFSRGVTTVMQMPNPVFVEVGPGRSLSSFVLAHNRDGAVRVCSPMSANGSADAYETLLTTVGELWCSGVKVDWHSIGTGRRTMLPPYPFQRGSYQLDDKRPCLGEAGPAAAAPASMESDLASLLRELWRRLLGAAEVRPNDDFFALGGNSLLAVRLVALLRRELGVTISLDDVLASPGFQGQLELVRRRRSSV